The genomic DNA GCAACGCGCTCAACCTCGGCATCCGTTGGGCAAAAGAGGTCAACGGCGACCGCAAGGCGCAATTGACCGTCGAAAAGACCGGCAGAGACGGCATGCGGCTGACGGTGACCGACACCGATCCGAAGACCGGCAAGACCATGGTGACGAGCCGGATCGATTTGCGGCGGACCTGATCGAGGTATGTCGTTATTCAGGGCCGGCCTGACGCGTCCGCAGCCGTTTTCATTCCTCGATCGGCTCGGGCGGGCTGGCGCCGCGGCCCTTGCCGAACGTGTAGCCGGTCTCCACGGCCTTCCTGCCGAACTTGTCGCGCAGCTCGTCGATGGCGGTTTCGGCCAGCGCGCGCTTGCGGGACTGGATGTCGACCAGATCGGGCGGATCGGCCTTCCCGTCGTCGGAGAGATCGCTGACGCCGATGCCGAGCAGGCGGAACTTCGTGCCGTCGGCCTCGCGGCGCAACAGGTCGAGCCCGGTCTGAAAGATGCGGTCGGCCAGCCGTGTCGGATCGCCGAGCTGGCGGTTGCGGGTGCGGAGCTTGAAATCCTGCGTCTTCAGCTTCAGCACCACGGTGCGCCCGGCAATGCCGGATTTCTTCAGCCGCGCCGAGACTTTTTCCGACAGGCCGCGCAATACCGGCACAAGTTCCGCCAGGGAGGCGATATCGGTGTCGAAGGTGGTTTCGGCCGAAACGCTCTTGGCATCGCCGTCGGGGTCGACGCGACGATCGTCCTCGCCGCGCGAAAGCCGGTAGAGCCGGTCGCCCATGACGCCGTAACGACGCATCAACTCGCCGCGCTCCATGCGCTGCAGTTGGGCGATGGTGCGGATGCCGTCGCGCTCCAGCGTTGCGGCCAGCGCCTTGCCGACGCCCCAGATCAGCGTCACCGGCTGCCCGGCGAGGAAACTTGGCGCCTCAGCCTCGCCGATGACCGAAAAGCCGCGCGGCTTGCGGAAGTCGGACGCGATCTTGGCCAAAAATTTGCAGTAGGAGAGGCCGGCCGAAACGGTGATGCCGAGCTCCTTTTCGATGGTCTGCGCGAAGCGCGCCAGCACAAGCGCCGGCGGCATGCCGTGCAGGCGCTCGGTGCCGGCCAGGTCGAGAAACGCCTCGTCGATCGAAAGCGGCTTGACGAGCGGCGTCAGCGCCTGCATCAGCGCGCGCACCTCGCGGCCGACCTGAACATATTTCTCCATGTTGGGGGGAATGACCACAGCGTCCGGGCAGGCTTCGAGCGCCTTGAACATCGGCATGGCCGAGCGCACGCCCTGGATGCGGGCGATGTAGCAGGCGGTGGAGACGACGCCGCGCCGGCCGCCACCGACGATCACCGGCTTGTCCTTCAGCGCCGGATTGTCGCGCTTTTCGATCGCCGCGTAGAAGGCGTCACAGTCGATATGGGCGATGTGCAGCCGGTAGAGCTCGGGATGACGGACGAGGCGCGGACTGCCGCAACGCTCGCAACGGCGCGCCTCGCTGCGCTGCAGCGCCAGACAGTCGCGGCAAAAACCGTGTTCGGGATTGTTGACAGGAGCCGCCATCGCTGCGAACATAAAGAGAACAAACGCAATGGTACGACAGTGCAGGGCCGGCAACAAGCTTGGCCTGGGGAGAACGTATGAGCACGACCATAGTACCGCTGACACCAGAGCGTTGGGTCGACTTCGAGGACCTGTTCGGCAAGCAAGGCGCCTGTTACGGCTGCTGGTGCACGCATTTCCGGCTGACGCCGGCGGAGCGCCGCGCGAGCGACCGCGAGCGCAACAAGGATCACATCAAGGCGCGCATCGAAGCCGGCCCGCCGCCGGGACTTCTGGCTTTCGAGGAGGGCAAGGCCGTCGGCTGGATGCAGATCGGTCCGCGCGCCGACGTGCCCGAGTGGAACAATCAGGGCAGGGGTTCGGCGCCGATCGATCCGGCCGACGCCGGCGACGCGAGCGTCTGGGCGATCTCCTGCTTCTTCATCCGCGTCAAGGCGCGGGGCAGGGGCATCACCCATCGCCTCGTCGACGGCGGCATCGCCTTTGCCCGCGACAATGGCGCCAGGCTGCTGGAAGCCTGCCCGATCGATCTCTCGCGTGACTCGCGCTCGATCGGGCTGTTCGTCGGCTCGTCACGGGTGTTCGAGAAGGCCGGTTTCGAGAGGCTTGTGGAGCGCAAGCCCGGCCGGCCGCTGATGCGGCTGGTGCTTTAGCGGCTTAGGGTTTTGGCTTACAGTCACCGTCTTGCAGCCGTAACGCTTCTTCCCTACCAGAAGCGCGAAACGGTTTGCCTTCCGAGACCAACGGAGAACTGACGTGAAGCGTGTTTTACCACTTGTTTTCGTTTTTGCTTTCAGTGCACCGGCCCTTGCCCAAACTGTCGACAGCCAGGGCGCGAAGCAGCTTTCCGACAGTCTGGCGCGCTATTTCGGCAAACAGGCGTTTGACAGTGGCGTGGTCAAGGTCTCGGTGGAA from Mesorhizobium sp. M1E.F.Ca.ET.045.02.1.1 includes the following:
- a CDS encoding GNAT family N-acetyltransferase; its protein translation is MSTTIVPLTPERWVDFEDLFGKQGACYGCWCTHFRLTPAERRASDRERNKDHIKARIEAGPPPGLLAFEEGKAVGWMQIGPRADVPEWNNQGRGSAPIDPADAGDASVWAISCFFIRVKARGRGITHRLVDGGIAFARDNGARLLEACPIDLSRDSRSIGLFVGSSRVFEKAGFERLVERKPGRPLMRLVL
- a CDS encoding DNA polymerase IV; amino-acid sequence: MFAAMAAPVNNPEHGFCRDCLALQRSEARRCERCGSPRLVRHPELYRLHIAHIDCDAFYAAIEKRDNPALKDKPVIVGGGRRGVVSTACYIARIQGVRSAMPMFKALEACPDAVVIPPNMEKYVQVGREVRALMQALTPLVKPLSIDEAFLDLAGTERLHGMPPALVLARFAQTIEKELGITVSAGLSYCKFLAKIASDFRKPRGFSVIGEAEAPSFLAGQPVTLIWGVGKALAATLERDGIRTIAQLQRMERGELMRRYGVMGDRLYRLSRGEDDRRVDPDGDAKSVSAETTFDTDIASLAELVPVLRGLSEKVSARLKKSGIAGRTVVLKLKTQDFKLRTRNRQLGDPTRLADRIFQTGLDLLRREADGTKFRLLGIGVSDLSDDGKADPPDLVDIQSRKRALAETAIDELRDKFGRKAVETGYTFGKGRGASPPEPIEE